From one Streptomyces sp. R41 genomic stretch:
- a CDS encoding ABC transporter permease — MSHSTVPRSRAGAKTTEKPGESPASGAAAKDAGKRSGKRAGKLSFRLRFRRDRTLILMTLPAVALVLVFTYIPVLGNIVAFQDYDPYLSDNGFVAMFESPWVGFENFQRIFEDSAFWHAVQNTFVLFFLQLVLYFPLPILLALLINSVVRPRVRAVAQAIMYLPHFFSWVLVVTVFQQIFGGAGIIAQTLRQHGHKGIDLMTDPGIFKFLVTAEGVWKDAGWGIIVFLAALSSVSNDLYEAAAMDGAGRWRRMWHVTLPALRPVIALLLVLRVGDALTVGFEQLLLQRDSVGPGASEVLDTYVWWNGIRNQDFGYAAAAGLIKGIVGLGLVLTANKVAHLMGEQGVYKK; from the coding sequence GTGTCCCACAGCACGGTGCCTCGGAGCAGGGCCGGGGCGAAGACGACCGAGAAACCGGGCGAGAGTCCGGCGAGCGGGGCTGCCGCGAAGGACGCCGGAAAGCGATCCGGAAAGCGGGCCGGAAAGCTGAGCTTCCGGCTCCGGTTCAGACGCGACCGCACCCTGATCCTGATGACGTTGCCCGCTGTCGCGCTAGTCCTCGTCTTCACCTACATACCGGTCCTCGGCAACATCGTCGCCTTCCAGGACTACGACCCGTACCTGAGCGACAACGGCTTCGTCGCCATGTTCGAGAGTCCCTGGGTCGGCTTCGAGAACTTCCAGCGGATCTTCGAGGACTCGGCCTTCTGGCACGCGGTGCAGAACACCTTCGTGCTGTTCTTCCTCCAGCTGGTGCTGTACTTCCCGCTCCCCATCCTGCTCGCGCTGCTCATCAACAGCGTGGTCAGGCCCCGGGTCCGGGCCGTCGCCCAGGCGATCATGTACCTCCCGCACTTCTTCTCCTGGGTCCTCGTCGTCACCGTCTTCCAGCAGATCTTCGGCGGCGCGGGCATCATCGCGCAGACCCTGCGCCAACACGGGCACAAGGGCATCGATTTGATGACCGACCCGGGGATCTTCAAGTTCCTGGTGACCGCCGAGGGCGTCTGGAAGGACGCGGGCTGGGGCATCATCGTCTTCCTCGCGGCCCTGTCCTCCGTCTCGAACGACCTGTACGAGGCCGCCGCGATGGACGGCGCCGGGCGCTGGCGGCGGATGTGGCACGTCACGCTGCCCGCGCTGCGTCCGGTGATCGCCCTGCTCCTGGTACTCCGCGTCGGCGACGCGCTCACCGTCGGCTTCGAGCAACTGCTGCTCCAGCGCGACTCCGTGGGCCCCGGAGCCTCCGAAGTCCTCGACACCTACGTCTGGTGGAACGGCATCCGCAACCAGGACTTCGGTTACGCCGCCGCCGCCGGGCTCATCAAGGGCATCGTCGGCCTGGGGCTCGTCCTGACCGCCAACAAGGTCGCCCACCTCATGGGTGAGCAGGGGGTGTACAAGAAGTGA
- a CDS encoding beta-galactosidase, with the protein MPVHKERTPEGPSLADATRGRILFGGDYNPEQWPEETWHEDVRLMKEAGVNSVTVGVFSWAKIEPRPGAREFGWLDRLMDLMHANGIGVVLATPTSSPPPWMGRLHPETLPRDEEGRTEWWGSRQHFSHSSAVYRRYAAAITEDLAARYGSHPALTMWHINNEYCTFDYGDEAAATFRRWLQDKYGTIETLNEAWGTAFWSQGYDGWHEVLPPRHAHYMKNPTHVLDFKRYTSDMLLECYRAERDIVRRHTPDTPVTSNFMPMWVGQDAWKWAAEEDVVSVDIYPDPRDPFGAQNGALIQDMTRSQVAGGPWMLMEQAAGPVNWRGVNHPKPRGLNRLWSFQAVARGADAVCYFQWRQSRQGAEKFHSGMLSHAGERGRTFQEVKRLGAELALIGGEVAGTHLTSDIAILHDWNSWWAGAQDGRLSREVDCPEVVRAWHRALWEAHLTTAFAHPEHDLSAYRLVVVPQLYLLTDAAIDNLLAYVRGGGILVCGFLTGVADEDDRVRPGGMDARLRELFGIRTLHEWWPLDAGETAECDGFRGTLWSEEIEAAGDAVAEAVYKGGELDGMPAVLRKGGAWYLSTLPEPEALCTLLAGIAQDAGVRPPLDGLPAGVEAVRRGGLLFLLHHGRDRVAVSVPGRHRDLLTGADVAEAVELDRYGVVVLEPAP; encoded by the coding sequence ATGCCCGTGCACAAGGAACGGACGCCCGAGGGGCCGAGTCTCGCCGACGCCACTCGCGGCCGCATCCTCTTCGGCGGCGACTACAACCCCGAGCAGTGGCCCGAGGAGACCTGGCACGAGGACGTACGCCTGATGAAGGAGGCCGGCGTCAACTCCGTCACCGTCGGCGTCTTCTCCTGGGCGAAGATCGAACCGCGCCCGGGGGCACGCGAGTTCGGCTGGCTCGACCGGCTGATGGACCTGATGCACGCGAACGGCATCGGTGTCGTCCTCGCCACGCCCACCTCCTCGCCCCCGCCCTGGATGGGCCGCCTGCACCCCGAGACGCTGCCCCGGGACGAGGAAGGGCGCACCGAGTGGTGGGGCTCCCGCCAGCACTTCTCGCACTCCAGCGCCGTCTACCGCCGCTACGCCGCCGCCATCACCGAGGACCTGGCCGCCCGCTACGGCAGCCACCCGGCCCTCACCATGTGGCACATCAACAACGAGTACTGCACCTTCGACTACGGCGACGAGGCGGCCGCCACCTTCCGCCGCTGGCTCCAGGACAAGTACGGCACGATCGAGACCCTCAACGAAGCCTGGGGCACGGCCTTCTGGAGCCAGGGCTACGACGGCTGGCACGAGGTGCTCCCGCCGCGTCACGCGCACTACATGAAGAACCCGACGCACGTGCTCGACTTCAAGCGCTACACCTCCGACATGCTCCTGGAGTGCTACCGCGCCGAGCGGGACATCGTCCGCCGGCACACCCCGGACACCCCCGTCACCAGCAACTTCATGCCGATGTGGGTGGGCCAGGACGCCTGGAAGTGGGCCGCCGAGGAGGACGTCGTCTCGGTCGACATCTATCCGGATCCGCGTGACCCCTTCGGCGCCCAGAACGGCGCGCTCATCCAGGACATGACGCGGTCCCAGGTGGCGGGCGGCCCCTGGATGCTCATGGAGCAGGCGGCCGGACCGGTCAACTGGCGCGGCGTGAACCACCCCAAGCCGCGCGGCCTCAACCGCCTCTGGTCCTTCCAGGCCGTGGCGCGCGGCGCCGACGCGGTCTGCTACTTCCAGTGGCGGCAGTCCCGCCAGGGCGCGGAGAAGTTCCACTCGGGGATGCTCAGCCACGCGGGGGAGCGGGGTCGCACCTTCCAGGAGGTCAAGCGGCTCGGTGCCGAACTCGCCCTCATCGGCGGCGAAGTCGCGGGCACACATCTCACCTCCGACATCGCGATCCTGCACGACTGGAACTCCTGGTGGGCCGGCGCGCAGGACGGTCGCCTTTCCCGCGAGGTCGACTGTCCCGAGGTCGTACGCGCCTGGCACCGCGCCCTGTGGGAGGCCCACCTCACCACCGCCTTCGCGCACCCCGAGCACGACCTGTCCGCGTACAGGCTCGTCGTCGTACCGCAGCTGTATCTGCTCACGGACGCAGCGATCGACAACCTCCTCGCGTACGTACGAGGAGGGGGCATCCTCGTCTGCGGCTTCCTCACCGGTGTCGCCGACGAGGACGACCGGGTGCGCCCCGGCGGCATGGACGCGCGGCTGCGCGAACTGTTCGGCATCCGCACGCTGCACGAGTGGTGGCCGCTGGACGCGGGGGAGACCGCCGAGTGCGACGGCTTCCGGGGCACGCTGTGGTCCGAGGAGATCGAGGCGGCCGGGGACGCCGTCGCGGAGGCCGTGTACAAGGGCGGCGAGCTGGACGGAATGCCTGCGGTGCTCCGTAAGGGCGGCGCCTGGTACCTCTCCACACTTCCCGAGCCCGAGGCGCTGTGCACCCTGCTGGCCGGGATCGCACAGGACGCGGGTGTACGGCCGCCGCTCGACGGCCTTCCGGCAGGGGTGGAGGCCGTACGCCGTGGCGGCCTGCTGTTCCTTCTCCATCACGGGCGGGACCGGGTCGCCGTTTCGGTGCCCGGACGCCATCGTGACCTGCTCACCGGTGCCGACGTGGCGGAGGCCGTGGAGCTGGACCGGTACGGCGTCGTCGTGCTGGAGCCGGCCCCATGA
- a CDS encoding extracellular solute-binding protein, which produces MTPNSATSAPSRRSFLASTAVAAAAVAGGMPLLAACGGGNDGNKNGTTSGKDAQKILPTFVASSVVTPDIPAKSGSAAGFTQAIDLSGLKTSVPKKLGSGAKLKIMAPLWGTPPSNDNAYYKAMNEAVGVDVTWQNQDGNTYDEKLGAILASSDIPDAVVVPGWNLMGKIPSAINAKFADLGPYLSGDKAKDYPNLAAVPTDAWQRAIFGGKLRAIPMPASYVTDIAPFYRKDLFEKKGYQLPKSADEFLSWAKEATDAKSKVWACDDLKWTAFNMFGVLPGSDKALWWNLDGGKLINRIETEEYLEALEWTRKLYAAGVVHPDAKAVKGDASNRFTAGQVLVFNGNLSYWYGSTAEQLTQKADFEMAAMDIFGHDGGDPTLWAVQPSNIFTFVSKKASKQQIKDFLALANYCAAPYGTKEYMLTVYGVEGTDYTLKKGLPTKTTKGTNEVNGAYDYTGDPAAYLAHPDLPEIAKLQVEWQQRMGAFTKKSSFYGLTVTEPNRWTNLANDFEQLEDDIVRGRKKISDMQQAVADWKQKGGDDLRAWYKKLLDDNGSSAK; this is translated from the coding sequence ATGACGCCGAACTCCGCCACCTCCGCCCCCAGCCGGAGAAGCTTCCTCGCCTCCACGGCGGTCGCCGCCGCGGCGGTCGCCGGAGGGATGCCGCTGCTCGCCGCCTGCGGCGGCGGGAACGACGGCAACAAGAACGGCACCACTTCCGGGAAGGACGCCCAGAAGATCCTTCCGACGTTCGTCGCGTCGAGCGTCGTGACGCCCGACATTCCGGCGAAGAGCGGGTCGGCGGCGGGCTTCACCCAGGCGATCGACCTGAGCGGGCTGAAGACGTCGGTGCCGAAGAAGCTGGGCAGCGGCGCCAAGCTGAAGATCATGGCGCCGCTGTGGGGCACGCCGCCGTCCAACGACAACGCCTACTACAAGGCCATGAACGAGGCCGTCGGCGTCGACGTGACCTGGCAGAACCAGGACGGCAACACCTACGACGAGAAGCTGGGCGCGATCCTCGCCTCCAGCGACATCCCGGACGCGGTGGTCGTCCCGGGCTGGAACCTGATGGGCAAGATACCCAGCGCCATCAACGCCAAGTTCGCCGACCTCGGCCCCTACCTGTCCGGTGACAAGGCCAAGGACTACCCGAACCTCGCGGCCGTCCCCACCGACGCCTGGCAGCGCGCCATCTTCGGCGGGAAGCTGCGCGCGATTCCGATGCCCGCGTCGTACGTGACCGACATCGCGCCCTTCTACCGCAAGGACCTCTTCGAGAAGAAGGGGTACCAACTCCCCAAGTCGGCGGACGAGTTCCTGTCCTGGGCCAAGGAGGCCACCGACGCCAAGTCGAAGGTCTGGGCCTGCGACGACCTGAAGTGGACCGCCTTCAACATGTTCGGCGTCCTGCCCGGCAGCGACAAGGCGCTGTGGTGGAACCTCGACGGCGGCAAGCTGATCAACCGCATCGAGACCGAGGAGTACCTCGAAGCCCTGGAGTGGACGCGCAAGCTGTACGCGGCCGGTGTGGTCCACCCCGACGCCAAGGCGGTCAAGGGCGACGCGTCCAACCGCTTCACCGCGGGCCAGGTCCTCGTCTTCAACGGCAACCTCTCCTACTGGTACGGCTCGACCGCCGAGCAGCTGACCCAGAAGGCCGACTTCGAGATGGCCGCGATGGACATCTTCGGCCACGACGGCGGTGACCCCACGCTGTGGGCGGTCCAGCCCTCGAACATCTTCACCTTCGTCAGCAAGAAGGCGTCGAAGCAGCAGATCAAGGACTTCCTCGCGCTCGCCAACTACTGCGCCGCGCCGTACGGCACCAAGGAGTACATGCTCACGGTCTACGGCGTCGAGGGCACCGACTACACGCTGAAGAAGGGCCTGCCCACTAAGACCACCAAGGGCACCAACGAGGTCAACGGCGCCTACGACTACACCGGCGACCCGGCCGCGTACCTCGCCCACCCCGATCTGCCGGAGATCGCCAAGCTCCAGGTCGAATGGCAGCAGCGGATGGGCGCCTTCACGAAGAAGTCCTCCTTCTACGGCCTGACCGTCACCGAGCCCAACCGCTGGACCAACCTCGCCAACGACTTCGAGCAGCTGGAGGACGACATCGTCCGCGGCCGCAAGAAGATCAGCGACATGCAGCAGGCCGTGGCCGACTGGAAGCAGAAGGGCGGCGACGACCTGCGCGCCTGGTACAAGAAGCTGCTCGACGACAACGGCTCATCGGCCAAGTGA
- a CDS encoding carbohydrate ABC transporter permease: MTAVIDKPVDKPVDELSRKPSRWAAPPRPAWEEEPSKTGLAGKGLALTLAAFAILFPLWIVIVTSLQSRKTIDAAGGLVVIPKGVTFVAYKELLTGGQVQRAAMVSLGVTLVGTLFSMTVSVLCAYGLSRIGSLGHRWLLMLLLATMFFGAGLIPTYLLVQALGLTDTYLALILPSAVSVFNILVLRSFFMGISPELIDSARIDGAGDWRILRKIVMPLSRAVLAVISLFYAVGYWSAWFNASIYLTDQDMMPLQNVMIQLVQKQERPVGLATQINTGQLSPLAIQMAVMVLALLPVAILSPFVQRHFKKGMLTGAVKG, translated from the coding sequence GTGACCGCCGTCATCGACAAGCCCGTGGACAAGCCCGTCGACGAGCTTTCGCGCAAGCCGAGCCGGTGGGCGGCGCCTCCCCGCCCGGCCTGGGAGGAAGAACCGTCGAAGACAGGCCTCGCGGGCAAGGGCCTCGCCCTCACCCTGGCCGCCTTCGCGATCCTCTTCCCGCTCTGGATCGTCATCGTCACCAGCCTCCAGTCGAGGAAGACCATCGACGCGGCCGGCGGCCTGGTGGTGATCCCCAAGGGCGTCACCTTCGTCGCCTACAAGGAACTGCTCACCGGCGGCCAGGTCCAGCGTGCCGCCATGGTCAGCCTGGGCGTGACGCTCGTCGGCACCCTGTTCAGCATGACCGTCTCGGTCCTGTGCGCGTACGGCCTTTCGCGCATCGGGTCGCTCGGGCACCGCTGGCTGCTGATGCTGCTGCTCGCCACGATGTTCTTCGGTGCGGGCCTCATCCCGACCTATCTGCTGGTGCAGGCCCTCGGTCTCACCGACACCTACCTCGCGCTGATCCTCCCCAGCGCGGTGAGCGTCTTCAACATCCTGGTGCTGCGTTCGTTCTTCATGGGGATCTCGCCCGAACTCATCGACAGCGCCCGCATCGACGGGGCCGGCGACTGGCGCATCCTGCGGAAGATCGTGATGCCGCTGTCGCGTGCCGTGCTCGCGGTGATCTCGCTCTTCTACGCGGTCGGGTACTGGAGCGCCTGGTTCAACGCCTCCATCTATCTCACCGACCAGGACATGATGCCGCTGCAGAACGTCATGATCCAGCTGGTGCAGAAGCAAGAACGTCCCGTTGGCCTCGCGACCCAGATCAACACCGGGCAGCTGTCGCCGCTCGCCATCCAGATGGCGGTGATGGTGCTGGCGCTGCTGCCGGTGGCGATCCTCTCGCCGTTCGTCCAGCGGCACTTCAAGAAGGGCATGCTGACCGGCGCGGTGAAGGGCTGA
- a CDS encoding WD40/YVTN/BNR-like repeat-containing protein → MRTPRLSRRTVLAGTAATAALAAVSVGGAPAHAAPAADGSPYRWRNAVIGGTGFITGVLFHPAVRGLAYARTDIGGAYRWDDRAARWTPLTDHLGWDDWNLLGVEALAVDPAHPDRLYIAVGTYAQSWAGNGAVLRSEDRGATWTRTDLSVKLGANEDGRGAGERLLVDPRDSDTLWLGTRHDGLLKSTDRGTTWAAVTGFPATASSSGQGITFLVAAGRAVYAGWGDGDGTSGTANLYRTADGTTWEAVPGQPSGTSAKVPLRAAYDTHTRELYVTYGNAPGPNGQSDGSVHKLLAATGAWADVTPVKPGGTTNDGSADTFAYGGVSVDACRAGTLVVSTNNRWADGDTVFRTTDGGRSWTSLKDVAVFDVTETPFLNWGGDQPKFGWWIQAVAVDPYDSKHVVYGTGATLYGTRDLTRWAPQIRGLEETAVRQLISPPAGEAHLISGLGDIGVMYHERLTASPSRGMAANPVFGSATGLAQAAAKPSYVVRAGWGDNGNGAYSNDGGQTWAPFAAQPDIAKSAPGPIASSADGSTLLWSFVHWDGTKYAAHRSADSGATWSEVSSFPKGATPVADPADPTLFYAYDTDTGTLFASTDSGRSFTARATGLPLGDSQFKLVAAPGRSGDLWLSVKWNGLYRSTDGGAGFEKVTSCWASYTLGFGKAADGADYPAIYQVGSTQTITAVLRSDDEGRTWVRINDNAHQWGWIGEVITGDPRVYGRVYLGTNGRGIQCGEPV, encoded by the coding sequence ATGCGCACACCCCGTCTGAGCAGACGAACCGTTCTCGCCGGGACCGCCGCCACGGCCGCGCTCGCCGCCGTCTCCGTCGGCGGCGCACCGGCTCACGCGGCCCCCGCCGCGGACGGGTCGCCGTACCGCTGGCGCAACGCCGTCATAGGCGGCACCGGCTTCATCACCGGCGTCCTCTTCCATCCCGCCGTACGCGGTCTCGCCTACGCCCGCACCGACATCGGCGGCGCCTACCGCTGGGACGACCGGGCCGCCCGCTGGACCCCGCTCACTGACCACCTCGGCTGGGACGACTGGAACCTCCTCGGCGTCGAGGCGCTCGCCGTCGACCCCGCGCACCCCGACCGGCTGTACATCGCCGTCGGCACGTACGCCCAGTCGTGGGCTGGCAACGGCGCGGTCCTGCGCTCCGAGGACCGCGGTGCCACCTGGACCCGTACCGATCTGTCCGTGAAGCTCGGCGCCAACGAGGACGGGCGGGGAGCCGGGGAACGGCTCCTCGTCGATCCGCGCGACAGCGACACCCTGTGGCTGGGGACCCGGCACGACGGGTTGCTCAAGTCCACCGACCGGGGCACCACTTGGGCGGCTGTCACCGGCTTTCCCGCGACCGCGAGCTCCTCCGGGCAGGGCATCACCTTCCTCGTCGCGGCCGGGCGCGCCGTCTACGCCGGCTGGGGCGACGGCGACGGCACCTCGGGCACGGCGAACCTGTACCGCACGGCCGACGGCACGACCTGGGAGGCCGTACCCGGGCAGCCGTCCGGCACCTCCGCCAAGGTCCCGCTCCGCGCCGCGTACGACACGCACACCCGCGAGCTCTACGTGACGTACGGCAACGCGCCCGGGCCCAATGGCCAGTCCGACGGCAGCGTGCACAAGCTGCTTGCCGCCACAGGGGCGTGGGCCGACGTGACGCCGGTGAAGCCGGGGGGCACCACGAACGACGGCTCCGCGGACACCTTCGCCTACGGCGGGGTCTCCGTCGACGCCTGCCGCGCGGGCACCCTCGTCGTGTCCACCAACAACCGCTGGGCGGACGGCGACACGGTGTTCCGGACCACCGACGGTGGCCGTAGCTGGACGTCCCTCAAGGACGTTGCCGTGTTCGACGTGACCGAGACTCCCTTCCTCAACTGGGGCGGCGACCAGCCCAAGTTCGGCTGGTGGATCCAGGCGGTCGCCGTGGACCCGTACGACTCCAAGCACGTCGTGTACGGGACCGGCGCGACCCTCTACGGCACCCGCGACCTCACGCGCTGGGCGCCGCAGATCCGCGGTCTGGAGGAGACGGCCGTGCGCCAGCTGATCTCGCCCCCGGCCGGGGAGGCGCATCTGATCAGCGGACTCGGGGACATCGGCGTGATGTACCACGAGCGGCTCACGGCGTCTCCGTCGCGCGGCATGGCGGCGAACCCCGTGTTCGGGTCGGCGACGGGACTCGCGCAAGCCGCGGCCAAGCCGTCGTACGTCGTCCGCGCGGGCTGGGGCGACAACGGCAACGGCGCCTACTCGAACGACGGCGGGCAGACCTGGGCGCCCTTCGCGGCCCAGCCCGACATCGCCAAGAGCGCACCGGGGCCGATCGCCTCCAGCGCCGACGGCAGCACACTGCTGTGGTCCTTCGTGCACTGGGACGGCACGAAGTACGCAGCGCACCGCTCGGCGGACAGCGGCGCGACCTGGTCCGAGGTCTCCTCCTTCCCGAAGGGCGCCACGCCGGTCGCCGACCCGGCCGACCCGACGCTCTTCTACGCGTACGACACCGACACAGGAACACTGTTCGCCAGCACTGACAGTGGCCGTTCCTTCACGGCCCGTGCGACCGGACTGCCCTTGGGCGACAGCCAGTTCAAGCTGGTCGCGGCGCCGGGACGCTCCGGTGACCTGTGGCTGAGCGTGAAATGGAATGGCCTCTACCGGTCCACCGACGGTGGCGCAGGCTTCGAGAAGGTCACCAGCTGCTGGGCCTCGTACACCCTCGGCTTCGGCAAGGCCGCAGACGGGGCGGACTACCCGGCGATCTACCAGGTCGGTTCGACGCAGACCATCACCGCCGTCCTCCGCTCCGACGACGAGGGCAGGACCTGGGTCCGTATCAACGACAACGCCCACCAGTGGGGCTGGATCGGCGAGGTCATCACGGGCGACCCGCGCGTCTACGGCCGGGTCTACCTCGGCACGAACGGGCGCGGCATCCAATGCGGGGAGCCCGTCTGA